Proteins from a genomic interval of Pecten maximus chromosome 13, xPecMax1.1, whole genome shotgun sequence:
- the LOC117340410 gene encoding uncharacterized protein LOC117340410 — MSHGDTGEDSSLKGPSHPEYRVLKYLVPRKDYGRLNYKARIAQRIHKGLQNTDLHVPDIINRDHVSFLALVPKTMEPDDLADRKVKDITKEYRVLKYLVPRKDYGRLDYNARIAQRIYKGLQNTDLHVPDIINRDHVSFLALGPKTMEPDDLADREVKDITKEWEEQSKTIRRWVILFPENEVPFEIPEKAATLYIAEKKGKKLKENSDVQRFITLSFEIEIFAYAERAFEFLKSRPAEEVLYRREKTETKQEMFGRVKLVIRSLLARKLPEHHTSAATQSINHDELRFPSSLVIKMALETKSLQGCGIRGFFNTTDGFLVFVTKPKEDTDRKEIINSIETCCSKTKDLPDKPVITWIESMTISELAAQGDKLITNNHQVSKQGTLGCFGRRPEGGLVAITSGHFARAEQKIQLLQNQGIMVEFGKCVESTDQSNADIAIIDVNRNMVDSCDERFRGEKGEICEASVYQEDVLINWPVHKLGAVTGHTEGIVYCGGARVGEKEGIIISGVTDDDVFAKQGDSGSIVYFYDHTDVNHKTVNLLSIVSDDINISPQGTLPDGLSRRPTLTQRLNAGLATVHNITI; from the exons ATGAGTCATGGAGACACAGGGGAGGATTCGTCTTTAAAAGGACCATCACATCCAG AGTACAGAGTACTAAAATATCTTGTGCCAAGAAAAGACTACGGACGACTGAACTACAAGGCGAGAATTGCACAGAGGATACACAAAGGACTCCAAAACACGGATCTACACGTGCCTGATATCATCAACCGAGATCACGTCTCGTTTTTGGCATTGGTGCCTAAAACAATGGAACCTGATGACCTCGCTGACAGGAAAGTGAAGGATATCACTAAAG AGTACAGAGTACTAAAATATCTTGTGCCAAGAAAAGACTACGGACGACTGGACTACAACGCGAGAATTGCACAGAGGATATACAAAGGACTCCAAAACACGGATCTACACGTGCCTGATATCATCAACCGAGATCACGTCTCGTTTTTGGCATTGGGGCCTAAAACAATGGAACCTGATGACCTCGCTGACAGGGAAGTGAAGGATATCACTAAAG AATGGGAAGAACAAAGCAAGACAATCAGGAGATGGGTTATTCTCTTTCCGGAAAATGAAGTTCCTTTCgag ATCCCAGAGAAAGCAGCCACCCTTTATATTGCggagaaaaaaggaaaaaaattaaaggaaAATTCTGATGTTCAAAGATTCATTACCTTGTCATTTGAGATTGAGATATTTGCCTACGCTGAACGAGCATTTGAATTCCTCAAGTCCCGCCCTGCAGAGGAAGTCCTATATCGACGAGAAAAAACGGAAACCAAACAAGAGATGTTTGGAAGGGTGAAATTAGTGATCCGTTCCCTTCTTGCGAGAAAACTACCGGAACACCATACTTCCGCTGCTACGCAATC aattaACCACGACGAGTTGCGGTTTCCAAGTTCTCTGGTGATTAAGATGGCACTAGAAACTAAAAG TCTACAGGGTTGTGGTATCCGGGGATTTTTCAACACAACTGATGGGTTCCTAGTGTTTGTAACCAAGCCGAAAGAGGATACCGACAGGAAGGAAATTATCAATAGTATTGAAACGTGCTGCAGTAAAACTAAAGATCTACCCGATAAACCAGTGATTACATGGATAGAATCAATGACAATATCTGAACTAGCTGCCCAAGGTGATAAGCTGATCACAAACAACCACCAGGTATCTAAACAGGGAACCCTGGGATGTTTCGGAAGACGACCAGAAGGAGGTCTGGTAGCAATTACCTCAGGGCATTTTGCTAGAGCGGAGCAGAAAATCCAACTTCTTCAAAACCAAGGCATTATGGTAGAGTTTGGAAAATGCGTGGAAAGCACCGATCAATCTAATGCAGACATAGCAATCATAGACGTAAATAGGAATATGGTGGATAGTTGTGACGAAAGGTTTCGGGGTGAAAAAGGTGAAATTTGTGAGGCATCTGTATATCAGGAGGATGTATTGATCAACTGGCCGGTACATAAGCTAGGAGCAGTGACTGGACACACCGAAGGAATTGTATACTGTGGTGGTGCCCGCGTAGGTGAGAAAGAGGGCATCATAATTTCCGGCGTTACCGACGACGACGTTTTCGCAAAACAGGGTGATAGTGGCTCCATAGTATACTTCTATGATCATACTGATGTAAACCACAAAACTGTGAACCTGTTATCCATTGTATCGGACGATATCAATATAAGTCCACAGGGAACACTTCCGGATGGTCTCTCTCGAAGACCAACTCTGACTCAACGTTTGAATGCTGGATTAGCGACGGTACACAACATTACGATATAA